A stretch of Anaeromyxobacter dehalogenans 2CP-1 DNA encodes these proteins:
- the cglF gene encoding adventurous gliding motility protein CglF, which yields MRMLLLTLVLGLPLATSAQSTGQGAAQQPQGKVEYEKKTVINFEDDTIEGDLKRPDGEYVESRQKVDHSNLIKIREDWRDKVMQASGDL from the coding sequence ATGCGAATGCTTCTGCTCACGCTGGTGCTCGGCCTTCCCCTCGCGACGTCCGCCCAGTCGACGGGCCAGGGGGCGGCCCAGCAGCCTCAGGGCAAGGTCGAGTACGAGAAGAAGACGGTGATCAACTTCGAGGACGACACCATCGAGGGCGACCTGAAGCGGCCCGACGGCGAGTACGTGGAGTCGCGCCAGAAGGTGGACCACTCCAACCTCATCAAGATCCGCGAGGACTGGCGCGACAAGGTGATGCAGGCGTCCGGCGACCTGTAG
- a CDS encoding CotH kinase family protein, which produces MRRTSAAAVLLLPFLLLACNGAPLPDASLGGQPGGGGPGGQPGGGGGGGGAGSVNPDAPLAAPAWPPLQASVEPYALAFDDATAAIVYTMWSKDYAPGRFHYHGAWWDVELRQRGDGSREHPKHSWKVRRPKDAPLDGERTRNLLAEWPDGGYLSDPFSYGLMKGAGVPTPRAQFVTLDVNGEHQGVYVELEEPDEKHFLLENGIDSNANVYRCGLRDCELKLTPPAHYQGPWEKKTNESEPSDDLDAFLIGLNRTPEGEIEAWLEQHVDLPRFFRFYAVGILISLSGIDDSGSYLVHDRTRDKWLWVPWDLNNAKLVFWRDNPVEWGVPFRYAIPFYTLYDAATLGVAAGKEARYGGAHPPFVVLFQRIWDRPALRDRILDEVEAMLDGPFAESETSPRIDGLRALIAGLLPADPWVEPAHADASVQVLKDYVRRRTGFLREQIALERHRGEGGLVVNAIAPDAIELYNREDAPRDLGGLALTGDLRQRLATLLPAGTVVPPHGTLRLPFPVAAEGGEVGIFDVATQLPVDAVYYGPPGGRTYARTPDGAETWAWR; this is translated from the coding sequence ATGCGACGCACCTCGGCGGCCGCCGTTCTCCTGCTTCCGTTCCTCCTGCTCGCCTGCAACGGCGCGCCCCTCCCCGACGCCTCGCTGGGCGGCCAGCCGGGCGGTGGTGGACCGGGCGGCCAGCCGGGCGGAGGAGGTGGCGGCGGCGGCGCCGGGTCGGTGAACCCCGACGCCCCGCTCGCCGCGCCCGCCTGGCCTCCGCTGCAGGCCAGCGTCGAGCCGTACGCGCTCGCGTTCGACGACGCGACGGCGGCCATCGTCTACACGATGTGGAGCAAGGACTACGCGCCGGGCCGGTTCCACTACCACGGCGCCTGGTGGGACGTTGAGCTGCGCCAGCGCGGCGACGGCTCGCGCGAGCACCCCAAGCACAGCTGGAAGGTGCGCCGCCCGAAGGACGCGCCGCTCGACGGCGAGCGCACGCGCAACCTGCTCGCGGAGTGGCCCGACGGCGGCTACCTGTCGGACCCGTTCTCCTACGGGCTCATGAAGGGCGCCGGCGTGCCCACGCCGCGGGCGCAGTTCGTGACGCTCGACGTCAACGGCGAGCACCAGGGCGTGTACGTCGAGCTCGAGGAGCCGGACGAGAAGCACTTCCTCCTGGAGAACGGCATCGACTCGAACGCCAACGTCTACCGCTGCGGGCTGCGCGACTGCGAGCTGAAGCTCACCCCGCCCGCCCACTACCAGGGGCCGTGGGAGAAGAAGACGAACGAGAGCGAGCCCTCCGACGACCTCGACGCGTTCCTGATCGGCCTGAACCGCACGCCCGAGGGCGAGATCGAGGCGTGGCTGGAGCAGCACGTCGACCTGCCGCGCTTCTTCCGCTTCTACGCGGTGGGCATCCTCATCAGCCTCTCCGGCATCGACGACTCCGGCAGCTACCTCGTGCACGACCGCACGCGCGACAAGTGGCTGTGGGTGCCGTGGGATCTCAACAACGCGAAGCTGGTGTTCTGGCGCGACAACCCGGTGGAGTGGGGCGTGCCGTTCCGCTACGCGATCCCGTTCTACACGCTCTACGACGCCGCCACCCTGGGCGTCGCGGCCGGCAAGGAGGCGCGCTACGGCGGCGCGCACCCGCCGTTCGTGGTGCTGTTCCAGCGCATCTGGGACCGGCCGGCGCTGCGCGACCGCATCCTCGACGAGGTGGAGGCGATGCTCGACGGCCCGTTCGCCGAGTCCGAGACGTCGCCGCGCATCGACGGGCTGCGCGCGCTCATCGCCGGGCTGCTCCCGGCCGATCCCTGGGTGGAGCCGGCGCACGCGGACGCCTCGGTGCAGGTGCTGAAGGACTACGTCCGGCGGCGGACCGGGTTCCTGCGCGAGCAGATCGCGCTCGAGCGACACCGCGGCGAGGGAGGCCTGGTGGTGAACGCGATCGCGCCGGACGCGATCGAGCTCTACAACCGCGAGGACGCGCCGCGCGACCTGGGCGGCCTGGCCCTGACCGGCGACCTGCGCCAGCGGCTCGCGACGCTGCTGCCCGCCGGCACGGTGGTGCCGCCGCACGGCACGCTGCGGCTCCCGTTCCCGGTGGCGGCCGAGGGCGGCGAGGTCGGGATCTTCGACGTCGCGACCCAGCTGCCGGTGGACGCCGTCTACTACGGGCCGCCCGGCGGGCGGACCTACGCGCGCACGCCGGACGGCGCGGAGACCTGGGCCTGGCGGTGA
- the cglE gene encoding adventurous gliding motility protein CglE codes for MKNILAILALSAPLLAGAQESAPRLQEDPRAARFRDVERGLFVGMEAGYMGFTDTPTEDPAKYPYAGKGGGAAGGLMVGLTLGMDFGNRLSMAVYGQGGNQKGSSSYGAFSLFAGGLDLRVALLGWTDRNDWERFYLYVHGRGGYAKSWPEGLFSTNDVVVQGGPGIEYFTRLRHFSVGLAADYVYATKAKASGYAVYPTVRYTF; via the coding sequence GTGAAGAACATCCTCGCCATCCTGGCGCTCAGCGCGCCGCTCCTCGCCGGCGCCCAGGAGTCGGCGCCCCGGCTGCAGGAGGACCCGCGCGCCGCGCGCTTCCGCGACGTCGAGCGCGGCCTCTTCGTCGGCATGGAGGCCGGCTACATGGGCTTCACCGACACGCCCACCGAGGACCCGGCGAAGTATCCCTACGCCGGCAAGGGGGGCGGAGCGGCCGGCGGCCTGATGGTCGGGCTCACGCTCGGCATGGACTTCGGCAACCGGCTCTCGATGGCCGTCTACGGGCAGGGCGGCAACCAGAAGGGCAGCTCGAGCTACGGCGCCTTCAGCCTGTTCGCCGGCGGCCTCGACCTGCGCGTGGCGCTGCTCGGCTGGACCGACCGCAACGACTGGGAGCGCTTCTACCTCTACGTGCACGGCCGCGGCGGCTACGCGAAGAGCTGGCCCGAGGGCCTGTTCAGCACGAACGACGTGGTGGTGCAGGGCGGCCCCGGCATCGAGTACTTCACGCGCCTGCGCCACTTCTCGGTGGGCCTGGCCGCGGACTACGTCTACGCCACGAAGGCGAAGGCGAGCGGGTACGCGGTCTACCCGACGGTCCGCTACACGTTCTGA
- a CDS encoding metallophosphoesterase, producing MRSFPRLLLALAALPSAAFAASVTRGPFLQQTGPSSALVVVDTDAAATVQAIADLPGGGTARAASDGTHHLLRLDGLPAASAVPYRLTVDGVERPGGTLHTPGRPDTAEGRAAILAVVGDYGTGDPAEMNHIARIREEGAQAILTVGDNAYPDATAADFLTKLFRPMAALLADVTMWPALGDHEYRQAWAQPYLDAFELPEGPQGERYYAFDWGDVHVAALDSNCIVPMDAATAGCDGKTMVGWLTADLAASRAPWKIVLIHRPVVATGKYGVYPQIPAALLGVLEGAGVDLVLQGHNHLYERSWPTRQGQPVQKDYDHPAAPVYVTSGGAGGWLYDFALPAEPWTAYREKIDQHLRLTLEGGTLKVDSIRGDGVIHDTFTIVKDIPPLPAQPPGGGDGGGAGGTPETPPANGAVAVGCQAGAGSGWALLAPLAVVAAAALRRRRQR from the coding sequence ATGCGCTCGTTCCCCCGCCTGCTCCTCGCGCTCGCCGCGCTGCCCTCGGCGGCCTTCGCCGCGAGCGTGACGCGCGGCCCCTTCCTGCAGCAGACCGGCCCGTCCTCCGCGCTGGTGGTGGTGGACACCGACGCGGCCGCGACGGTGCAGGCCATCGCGGACCTCCCGGGCGGTGGGACGGCGCGCGCCGCGAGCGACGGCACCCATCACCTGCTCCGCCTCGACGGGCTGCCGGCGGCGAGCGCGGTGCCGTACCGGCTCACCGTGGACGGCGTCGAGCGGCCGGGCGGCACGCTCCACACGCCGGGCCGGCCCGACACGGCCGAGGGCCGCGCCGCCATCCTCGCGGTCGTCGGCGACTACGGCACCGGCGATCCCGCCGAGATGAACCACATCGCGCGCATCCGCGAGGAGGGCGCGCAGGCGATCCTGACGGTCGGCGACAACGCCTACCCGGACGCCACGGCCGCCGACTTCCTCACCAAGCTGTTCCGCCCGATGGCGGCGCTCCTCGCGGACGTGACGATGTGGCCGGCGCTCGGGGACCACGAGTACCGGCAGGCGTGGGCGCAGCCGTACCTCGACGCGTTCGAGCTGCCCGAGGGACCCCAGGGCGAGCGCTACTACGCGTTCGACTGGGGCGACGTGCACGTGGCCGCGCTGGACTCGAACTGCATCGTCCCGATGGACGCGGCCACCGCCGGCTGCGACGGGAAGACCATGGTGGGCTGGCTCACCGCCGACCTCGCCGCCAGCCGCGCCCCGTGGAAGATCGTCCTCATCCACCGGCCCGTGGTCGCGACCGGGAAGTACGGCGTGTACCCGCAGATCCCGGCGGCGCTGCTCGGGGTGCTGGAAGGTGCCGGGGTGGACCTGGTGCTGCAGGGCCACAACCACCTCTACGAGCGGAGCTGGCCGACGCGGCAGGGCCAGCCGGTGCAGAAGGACTACGACCACCCCGCCGCGCCGGTGTACGTGACGAGCGGCGGCGCGGGCGGCTGGCTCTACGACTTCGCCCTCCCGGCCGAGCCCTGGACGGCGTACCGCGAGAAGATCGACCAGCACCTCCGGCTGACGCTCGAGGGCGGCACGCTGAAGGTGGACTCGATCCGCGGCGACGGCGTCATCCACGACACCTTCACCATCGTGAAGGACATCCCGCCGCTGCCCGCCCAGCCGCCCGGTGGCGGGGACGGCGGCGGCGCTGGCGGCACCCCGGAGACGCCGCCCGCGAACGGCGCCGTGGCGGTCGGCTGCCAGGCCGGCGCTGGCTCGGGCTGGGCGCTGCTCGCCCCGCTGGCGGTCGTCGCGGCCGCGGCGCTGCGGCGGCGGCGGCAGCGTTAG
- a CDS encoding dTMP kinase: MLVSFEGIDGSGKTALSNLVCERLRGAGREVVHARERGVLATAAARRVRELTRDPRLLELSPRAELFLNLAREAQQLEEVVRPALARGALCVADRSLHSILALAIAGRGLPRAEVEAAVRAASGGTWPDLAVLVDVDPDLARLRKRVGKILEGRADEPGSRKGLAGHGLQVRIREHLAAEAAAAPEAWLRVANEGRSLEALADLVAEAIAARVDGRAPRRPRAAPPTARPRAHAAAQAEAGGLAERFEAALDALAAREPALAAHLLAGIPGRAAHARRVALAARCPAVVARALEGLSDPESHALRWALAGRVPADVAAGLGADASSEAMRLRAALLARAPGPAVAGLVAADGSEAWALRAEALERGGLEGVLRGLAGLGSERAWALRAEGVGQGLWDAVGRGLAGVDGARADAMRAALAAHDGLAALRGTVGVESGPARALRERLFPLAPKRVLRTLAGNAAPWTWPLRERALAATKEALDAVDGMDHPRAWALRAEGVARWPATAVSSLRHLAATARGREIVAAALRAAPASLPVLRNAHAALALAAHAAGPAPLPPAAVEASCTP; the protein is encoded by the coding sequence ATGCTCGTGTCCTTCGAAGGCATCGACGGCAGCGGCAAGACCGCGCTCTCCAACCTGGTCTGCGAGCGCCTCCGCGGCGCGGGGCGCGAGGTCGTCCACGCGCGCGAGCGCGGGGTCCTCGCCACCGCCGCGGCGCGCCGGGTGCGCGAGCTGACGCGCGACCCGCGCCTGCTCGAGCTCTCGCCGCGCGCCGAGCTGTTCCTGAACCTGGCCCGCGAGGCGCAGCAGCTCGAGGAGGTGGTGCGGCCGGCGCTGGCGCGCGGGGCGCTCTGCGTCGCCGACCGGAGCCTCCACTCGATCCTGGCGCTGGCCATCGCCGGCCGCGGCCTCCCGCGCGCCGAGGTCGAGGCGGCGGTGCGCGCCGCCTCGGGCGGCACCTGGCCGGACCTCGCCGTCCTGGTGGACGTGGATCCCGACCTGGCGCGGCTGCGCAAGCGCGTCGGGAAGATCCTGGAGGGCCGCGCCGACGAGCCGGGATCGAGGAAGGGCCTCGCCGGGCACGGCCTCCAGGTCCGGATCCGCGAGCACCTCGCCGCCGAGGCCGCCGCGGCGCCGGAGGCCTGGCTCCGGGTCGCGAACGAGGGGAGGTCGCTCGAGGCGCTCGCCGACCTGGTCGCGGAGGCGATCGCCGCGCGCGTGGACGGCCGCGCCCCGCGCCGGCCCCGCGCCGCGCCGCCCACCGCGCGCCCCCGGGCGCACGCGGCCGCGCAGGCGGAGGCCGGCGGGCTGGCGGAGCGGTTCGAGGCGGCGCTCGACGCGCTCGCGGCGCGGGAGCCCGCGCTCGCGGCCCACCTGCTGGCGGGCATCCCCGGCCGCGCCGCCCACGCGCGGCGGGTGGCGCTCGCCGCCCGGTGCCCGGCCGTGGTTGCGCGCGCGCTCGAGGGCCTGTCCGACCCGGAGTCGCACGCGCTGAGGTGGGCGCTGGCCGGGCGGGTCCCGGCCGACGTGGCGGCCGGCCTGGGCGCCGACGCGTCGTCCGAGGCGATGCGCCTGCGGGCGGCGCTCCTGGCGCGCGCGCCGGGGCCCGCGGTGGCCGGCCTGGTCGCGGCGGATGGATCGGAGGCGTGGGCGCTCCGCGCCGAGGCGCTGGAGCGGGGGGGGCTGGAGGGCGTGCTGCGCGGGCTGGCCGGGCTCGGCTCGGAGCGCGCGTGGGCGCTCCGCGCGGAGGGCGTCGGGCAGGGGCTGTGGGACGCGGTGGGGCGCGGCCTGGCCGGCGTGGACGGCGCGCGCGCCGACGCGATGCGCGCCGCGCTCGCCGCCCACGATGGCCTCGCCGCGCTGCGCGGGACGGTCGGGGTGGAGAGTGGCCCCGCCCGCGCGCTCCGCGAGCGGCTGTTCCCGCTCGCGCCGAAGCGCGTGCTCCGCACGCTGGCGGGCAACGCGGCGCCGTGGACCTGGCCGCTGCGCGAGCGCGCGCTCGCCGCGACCAAGGAGGCGCTCGACGCGGTGGACGGGATGGATCACCCGCGCGCCTGGGCGCTGCGGGCCGAGGGCGTCGCGCGCTGGCCCGCCACCGCGGTGTCGTCGCTCCGGCACCTCGCCGCGACCGCGCGCGGCCGGGAGATCGTCGCGGCCGCGCTGCGGGCCGCGCCGGCGAGCCTGCCGGTGCTGCGGAACGCGCACGCGGCGCTCGCGCTGGCGGCGCACGCGGCGGGCCCGGCCCCGCTCCCGCCGGCGGCGGTGGAGGCCTCATGCACCCCTTGA
- a CDS encoding OprO/OprP family phosphate-selective porin, with protein sequence MLAYRPTRRALPLLLLLSSPCAALAAEGSAAPAARGEREVAVATPAAVPDTDRPLAGQADVPAAPATAGAASAREATYSPPDAPAGTARVEVVRAAPLPAAPAPAPRAAPPAPVAPPPSPVAEPIRARREGLQIEVGGQVFVGGAADARDGWKRDVALDRARIEVRGSMPGLLTVIEADVADTKPLKDAFVRLDGPSSTRLTAGRFKPPFLERETASAWKLPRIGRGVVNDYLVDRNEMGGRRVGAVGALRPWDGAVELSAGVFQGTPNGDEKPPQDYVARAAVRLAGALELGAAGYRAGRSTPDVPRREAASAFAALDAGPLAVSLEGLTGHIQQGTFTAGLGLVEYTIPLGKRLRVTPMAGLEALRLRAPAQGTGSSAVAGAVLGFGEGLKLKVQGERARRPGETAPANAIAVQLATRF encoded by the coding sequence GTGCTCGCATACCGACCCACGCGCCGTGCGCTCCCGTTGCTGCTGCTGCTCTCCAGCCCGTGTGCCGCGCTCGCGGCGGAGGGGAGCGCCGCACCGGCGGCACGGGGTGAGCGCGAGGTGGCGGTCGCCACGCCGGCCGCCGTGCCGGACACCGACCGGCCCCTCGCTGGCCAGGCGGACGTGCCGGCGGCCCCGGCGACGGCCGGGGCGGCGAGCGCCCGCGAGGCCACCTACTCGCCGCCCGACGCGCCGGCCGGCACGGCGCGCGTCGAGGTGGTGCGCGCCGCCCCGCTGCCCGCGGCGCCCGCGCCCGCGCCGAGGGCCGCGCCGCCCGCGCCGGTCGCGCCGCCCCCGAGCCCGGTGGCGGAGCCGATCCGCGCCCGCCGCGAGGGGCTCCAGATCGAGGTGGGCGGGCAGGTGTTCGTCGGCGGCGCGGCGGACGCGCGCGACGGGTGGAAGCGCGACGTGGCGCTCGACCGGGCCCGCATCGAGGTGCGCGGGAGCATGCCGGGCCTGCTCACCGTCATCGAGGCGGACGTCGCCGACACGAAGCCGCTGAAGGACGCGTTCGTGCGCCTCGACGGCCCCTCCTCGACGCGGCTCACCGCCGGCCGGTTCAAGCCGCCGTTCCTGGAGCGGGAGACGGCCTCCGCGTGGAAGCTCCCGCGCATCGGGCGCGGCGTGGTGAACGACTACCTGGTGGACCGGAACGAGATGGGCGGCCGGCGCGTCGGCGCGGTCGGCGCGTTGCGCCCGTGGGACGGCGCGGTGGAGCTGTCCGCGGGCGTGTTCCAGGGCACGCCCAACGGCGACGAGAAGCCGCCGCAGGACTACGTGGCGCGCGCCGCGGTCCGGCTCGCCGGGGCGCTCGAGCTCGGCGCCGCCGGCTACCGCGCCGGCCGCTCCACCCCGGACGTGCCCCGGCGCGAGGCGGCCTCCGCCTTCGCGGCGCTCGACGCGGGACCGCTGGCGGTGAGCCTGGAGGGGCTCACGGGGCACATCCAGCAGGGGACGTTCACCGCCGGTCTGGGCCTGGTCGAGTACACGATCCCCCTCGGCAAGCGGCTCCGCGTCACGCCGATGGCGGGCCTGGAGGCGCTGCGACTCCGCGCGCCCGCGCAGGGGACCGGATCGTCCGCCGTGGCCGGGGCGGTGCTCGGCTTCGGGGAAGGGCTCAAGCTGAAGGTGCAGGGGGAGCGGGCGCGCCGCCCGGGGGAGACGGCGCCGGCCAACGCGATCGCCGTCCAGCTCGCGACGAGGTTCTAG
- the gltG gene encoding adventurous gliding motility protein GltG, with translation MATPITLKVFRGNELVRSEQFSREIIKIGRLASAHLVLDDEKVSRIHSVIEVSPDGAISIIDMGSAEGTFVNGKKVSRGALRAGDQITLGGLLIVVEGAAAEVPAPANAAVPAAETVNHAVAAPAAARPAKVNGNGVNGHGHAHAELPAPAPAAAVGAAEAAPVAAAPVVAAAAAVAAAPAPSPRPEPAPAAAPAPAPRRSTEPRRRAALRPADAAAAEDLSAVADLGVELRVLWGDTLLDAATFVRPKQPVLVGDGEKCSLRVEGLPLAEFPMLRFEDGDYKFAFGSGMTGVVDERGQRTAFGELVKSRKAASDEKVKGAYWIPVPRAGAVRAEVGSRLAIEARPKKPEPVKPVPLWDRVNYRLLNLFLVLFFIQSGFIVAANNFPYDTDVLADDLFKNPSRMAKFIIKPPEAKPKKLEKLAGGTQKDDPGEMAEKHKGDEGKMGKRDAPKSNARSAPRAIDPNAKDVVKSTGLLGALGRGGGGLSTVFGSGGLGGDLKGAVGNMFGPVVGDAQGLGGLGIRGSGSGGGGSGETIGIGAVGTKGRGGGLGTYGTGVGGLGKKGDRDISIGTGAAQVMGSIDKELVRKVIQDHAAQIRYCYEQQLAINPRLAGKVSIKWVIQTDGSATSPQVDSGATTLEDAKVHDCMMSRITSWQFPKPKGGGIAVITYPWILRSAGGE, from the coding sequence ATGGCCACCCCCATCACCCTCAAGGTGTTCCGCGGCAACGAGCTCGTGCGCAGCGAGCAGTTCAGCCGCGAGATCATCAAGATCGGACGCCTCGCGTCGGCGCACCTGGTGCTCGACGACGAGAAGGTCTCGCGCATCCACTCGGTGATCGAGGTCTCGCCGGACGGCGCCATCTCCATCATCGACATGGGCAGCGCCGAGGGGACCTTCGTCAACGGCAAGAAGGTCAGCCGCGGCGCGCTGCGCGCCGGCGACCAGATCACGCTCGGCGGCCTCCTCATCGTGGTGGAGGGCGCGGCGGCGGAGGTGCCGGCGCCGGCGAACGCGGCGGTGCCCGCGGCCGAGACGGTGAACCACGCGGTCGCCGCGCCCGCGGCGGCCCGCCCGGCCAAGGTGAACGGCAACGGCGTGAACGGCCACGGGCACGCGCACGCCGAGCTGCCCGCGCCCGCACCCGCCGCAGCGGTCGGCGCCGCCGAGGCGGCGCCGGTCGCGGCCGCCCCGGTCGTCGCCGCGGCCGCTGCCGTCGCCGCGGCCCCCGCGCCGTCGCCGCGGCCGGAGCCCGCGCCCGCCGCGGCCCCGGCGCCCGCGCCGCGCCGGTCCACCGAGCCGCGCCGCCGCGCCGCGCTCCGTCCCGCCGATGCCGCCGCCGCCGAGGATCTCTCGGCGGTCGCCGACCTCGGGGTCGAGCTGCGCGTGCTCTGGGGCGACACGCTGCTCGACGCCGCCACGTTCGTGCGGCCGAAGCAGCCGGTGCTGGTGGGCGACGGCGAGAAGTGCAGCCTGCGCGTGGAGGGGCTGCCGCTCGCCGAGTTCCCGATGCTCCGCTTCGAGGACGGCGACTACAAGTTCGCGTTCGGCTCCGGGATGACCGGCGTGGTGGACGAGCGGGGGCAGCGCACGGCGTTCGGCGAGCTGGTGAAGTCGCGCAAGGCCGCCAGCGACGAGAAGGTGAAGGGCGCCTACTGGATCCCGGTGCCCCGCGCCGGCGCGGTCCGCGCCGAGGTGGGCAGCCGCCTCGCCATCGAGGCGCGCCCGAAGAAGCCGGAGCCGGTGAAGCCCGTCCCGCTCTGGGACCGCGTCAACTACCGGCTGCTCAACCTGTTCCTGGTGCTGTTCTTCATCCAGTCCGGGTTCATCGTCGCGGCGAACAACTTCCCGTACGACACCGACGTCCTGGCCGACGACCTGTTCAAGAACCCGTCCCGGATGGCGAAGTTCATCATCAAGCCCCCCGAGGCGAAGCCGAAGAAGCTCGAGAAGCTCGCCGGCGGCACGCAGAAGGACGATCCGGGCGAGATGGCCGAGAAGCACAAGGGCGACGAGGGCAAGATGGGCAAGCGGGACGCGCCCAAGTCGAACGCCCGGTCCGCGCCGCGCGCCATCGACCCGAACGCCAAGGACGTCGTGAAGAGCACCGGCCTGCTCGGCGCGCTCGGCCGCGGCGGCGGCGGGCTCTCCACCGTGTTCGGCTCGGGCGGCCTGGGCGGCGACCTGAAGGGCGCGGTCGGCAACATGTTCGGTCCGGTGGTCGGCGACGCGCAGGGCCTGGGCGGCCTGGGCATCCGCGGCTCCGGCTCGGGCGGCGGCGGCTCCGGCGAGACCATCGGCATCGGCGCCGTCGGCACGAAGGGCCGCGGCGGCGGGCTCGGCACCTACGGCACCGGCGTGGGCGGCCTCGGCAAGAAGGGCGACCGCGACATCAGCATCGGCACCGGCGCCGCCCAGGTCATGGGATCGATCGACAAGGAGTTGGTCCGCAAGGTCATCCAGGACCACGCCGCGCAGATCCGCTACTGCTACGAGCAGCAGCTCGCCATCAACCCGCGGCTCGCGGGCAAGGTGTCGATCAAGTGGGTCATCCAGACCGACGGCAGCGCCACCAGCCCGCAGGTGGACTCCGGGGCGACCACGCTCGAGGACGCCAAGGTCCACGACTGCATGATGAGCCGCATCACCAGCTGGCAGTTCCCCAAGCCCAAGGGCGGCGGCATCGCCGTCATCACCTACCCCTGGATCCTCCGGTCCGCCGGCGGCGAATAG
- a CDS encoding DUF4956 domain-containing protein codes for MHPLTPISGIDLHTLPLGTVLPRIGAALAVGVALGVRPWRLLLGRRLPKTEMAQAQILLCAAAAIITMVIGDSVAKAFGLVGLGSFVRFRSGLKDPRDAAVLFLTIGLGMACGHGTLGLALTAGLAASAVLAVLDLLPAGEAAEADAPGAAHGAPAPAGEVAPRLADASRKSQ; via the coding sequence ATGCACCCCTTGACCCCGATCAGCGGGATCGACCTGCACACGCTGCCGCTCGGCACGGTGCTCCCGCGCATCGGCGCGGCGCTGGCGGTGGGCGTGGCGCTCGGGGTCCGGCCCTGGCGGCTGCTCCTGGGCCGGCGCCTCCCGAAGACCGAGATGGCGCAGGCGCAGATCCTGCTCTGCGCCGCCGCGGCGATCATCACCATGGTGATCGGCGACAGCGTGGCGAAGGCGTTCGGCCTGGTGGGCCTGGGCAGCTTCGTCCGGTTCCGCTCCGGGCTGAAGGACCCGCGCGACGCGGCGGTGCTGTTCCTCACCATCGGCCTGGGGATGGCGTGCGGGCACGGGACGCTCGGCCTCGCGCTCACCGCCGGCCTCGCGGCGTCGGCGGTGCTGGCGGTCCTCGACCTGCTCCCCGCCGGCGAGGCCGCGGAGGCGGACGCGCCGGGCGCCGCGCACGGCGCGCCCGCGCCGGCCGGCGAGGTCGCGCCGCGCCTCGCCGATGCGTCGCGGAAGTCGCAGTGA
- a CDS encoding VTC domain-containing protein, whose product MVPYAEGPVTLLRREHKVLLAPGEARDIAARLGAGAAVTTRVATVYFDAPGAPLALRALESPGDCVKVRAKAYHPDRSGRPGHVVLELKHERGGLTTKDRTWLPRSALARALACLPLPGPLAPLVATSYRRRVWQPCEGWRVTLDDGLRFHPAGWPLLEPGAPPWPDGLPPPLGAEPRAVLELKLGADAPPRWLVALVTARAQPYSKLAEAFSRAAPARTRRA is encoded by the coding sequence GTGGTGCCCTACGCGGAGGGACCGGTGACGCTCTTGCGGCGCGAGCACAAGGTGCTGCTCGCGCCGGGGGAGGCCCGGGACATCGCGGCGCGGCTCGGCGCCGGGGCAGCGGTCACCACCCGCGTGGCGACCGTCTACTTCGACGCGCCCGGCGCGCCGCTGGCGCTCCGGGCGCTCGAGTCGCCCGGCGACTGCGTCAAGGTGCGCGCGAAGGCCTACCACCCGGATCGCTCCGGCCGGCCCGGGCACGTGGTGCTGGAGCTGAAGCACGAGCGGGGAGGGCTCACCACCAAGGATCGCACCTGGCTGCCGCGCTCCGCGCTGGCGCGCGCGCTCGCGTGCCTGCCGCTGCCGGGGCCGCTCGCGCCGCTCGTCGCGACGTCGTACCGGCGCCGCGTGTGGCAGCCGTGCGAGGGGTGGCGCGTCACCCTCGACGACGGGCTGCGGTTCCACCCCGCCGGCTGGCCGCTGCTCGAGCCGGGCGCGCCGCCGTGGCCCGACGGGCTGCCGCCCCCGCTCGGCGCCGAGCCGCGCGCGGTGCTGGAGCTGAAGCTCGGGGCGGACGCGCCGCCGCGCTGGCTCGTCGCGCTCGTCACCGCGCGGGCCCAGCCGTACAGCAAGCTCGCCGAGGCGTTCTCGCGCGCCGCGCCGGCGCGCACGCGCAGGGCCTGA